The following are encoded together in the Janthinobacterium sp. Marseille genome:
- a CDS encoding D-2-hydroxyacid dehydrogenase family protein: protein MKIAILDDYQDSVRHLDCFSLLAGHEVKIFTNGARGVGQLAIRLASFDALVLIRERTVLSRQLLEKLPNLKLIAQTGKVSGHIDLPAAAARGITIVEGVGDPTAPAELTWTLIMAAMRKLPQYVNNLKDGLWQIASMSPARNTLGTALKGRTLAIWGYGRIGQMIAAYGKAFGMDVMVWGRPASCEAAVRDGYRAASSQQAFFSEADVLTLHLRLNDATRGIVTADDLARMKPQALFVNTSRAELVATDALQAALEQGRPGYAALDVFENEPLPPGSPLLRMENVLASPHLGYVEKDSYELYFGSAFQNIVDFANGTPKNVLK from the coding sequence ATGAAAATCGCGATACTCGATGACTATCAGGATAGTGTGCGTCACCTGGATTGTTTCTCGCTGCTGGCCGGGCATGAAGTCAAAATCTTTACCAATGGTGCGCGTGGCGTCGGCCAGCTGGCGATCCGGCTGGCGAGTTTTGACGCGCTGGTGCTGATACGTGAACGCACGGTCCTGTCGCGGCAGTTACTGGAAAAATTGCCGAACCTGAAACTGATTGCGCAAACCGGCAAGGTCAGCGGTCACATTGATTTGCCGGCTGCTGCAGCACGTGGCATCACGATAGTCGAAGGCGTCGGTGACCCGACTGCACCGGCGGAACTGACGTGGACCCTGATCATGGCCGCGATGCGCAAACTGCCGCAATACGTGAACAACCTGAAGGATGGCTTGTGGCAAATTGCATCGATGTCGCCGGCGCGCAATACCCTCGGCACTGCGCTCAAGGGACGTACCTTGGCAATCTGGGGTTATGGCCGTATCGGGCAAATGATCGCGGCTTACGGCAAAGCCTTCGGCATGGATGTGATGGTATGGGGACGCCCTGCCAGTTGTGAAGCGGCGGTGCGCGACGGTTACCGCGCCGCTTCATCGCAACAGGCTTTCTTCAGCGAGGCCGATGTATTGACATTGCACTTGCGCCTGAACGATGCGACGCGTGGCATTGTTACCGCCGACGACCTAGCACGCATGAAACCGCAAGCCTTGTTCGTCAATACCAGCCGCGCCGAGTTGGTGGCAACGGATGCATTGCAGGCAGCATTGGAACAAGGTCGTCCCGGCTATGCAGCACTTGATGTGTTTGAAAATGAACCGTTGCCGCCCGGCTCTCCCTTGCTGCGCATGGAGAATGTACTGGCGTCGCCGCATCTCGGCTATGTGGAGAAAGACAGCTACGAACTTTATTTCGGCAGTGCATTTCAAAACATCGTCGATTTCGCCAATGGCACGCCGAAGAATGTATTGAAGTGA